A genomic stretch from Lathyrus oleraceus cultivar Zhongwan6 chromosome 2, CAAS_Psat_ZW6_1.0, whole genome shotgun sequence includes:
- the LOC127122829 gene encoding uncharacterized protein LOC127122829 yields the protein MAIDTPPNGLMTTLLVYLNCPLTIYGRDFEINLVCLPLSQLDVTLGMNWMGFNRVFINYFDKSVKFLESKESTKLSFMTVRQEEMSLRESTQVFMVFASLSEGSERMITNLSVMCDFPEVFPYDISNLPPLLMGVFSINLVPGTSLVSMAHYRMSTSELSELKKQLEDT from the coding sequence ATGGCCATTGATACCCCACCTAATGGTCTAATGACTACTTTGTTGGTGTATTTGAATTGTCCTTTGACAATTTATGGTAGAGATTTTGAGATTAACTTAGTGTGTTTGCCTCTAAGTCAACTTGATGTTACTCTAGGAATGAATTGGATGGGGTTCAACCGTGTGTTTATCAATTATTTTGATAAATCGGTGAAGTTTCTTGAATCTAAGGAGAGTACGAAGTTGAGTTTCATGACCGTGAGGCAGGAAGAGATGTCCTTGAGAGAGAGTACTCAAGTGTTCATGGTGTTCGCGTCCTTGAGTGAGGGAAGCGAGAGAATGATTACAAATCTATCTGTTATGTGTGATTTTCCTGAAGTATTCCCATATGACATTAGCAATTTGCCACCACTGCTTATGGGGGTGTTTTCTATAaacttagtacctggtactagtctTGTATCGATGGCTCATTATAGGATGTCTACTTCAGAGTTGAGTGAGTTAAAGAAACAATTAGAGGATACTTGA